ACCCGCTGGGACGCGGCCAAGCGCGCCGCAGGGGACGCCATCCTCGGCGCGGGCGGCACCATCACCCACCACCACGCCGTCGGCGCCGACCACCGCCCCTGGATGACCGACGAGGTCGGCGACCTCGGCGTCCGCATCCTGCGTGCCGTCAAGGCCGAGCTCGACCCTGCGGGCATCCTCAACCCCGGCAAGCTGATCCCATGAGCGAAGCTCATGGGGCGAACGGCCCGACCGGTCCGACCGGCCCTTCTGGGCCGGCTGGCCCTTCTGGCCCGACCGGCCGGAGAAGCGTCCGCCGGGTCGCCGTCCTCAGCAACCCGGCGGCGGGCGCCGGTCACGCCGGCCCCGCCGCCGGGCGGGCCGTCGCCCGCCTGCGCTCCCTCGGAATCGAGGCCGAACCGCACGCCGGACGCTCCGCCGAGGACGCCGTCCGTCTCGCCCGCGAAGCGGCCGCGGACGGCGTCGACGCGGTGGCCGTGGTCGGCGGCGACGGCATGATCAACCTCGCCCTGCAGGCCCTCGCCGGCACCCCCGTCCCGCTCGGCGTGATACCGGCCGGCACCGGCAACGACCACGCCCGCGCGTACGGCCTCCCGCTCGGCGACCCCGAGGCCGCCGCCGACGTCATCGCCGCCGGACGGGTACGGGCCGTCGACCTCGGCCGGGTCACCGGCCCCGACGGCACCGTCCGCCGGTACGGATCCATCCTCGCCACCGGCTTCGACTCCCTGGTCAGCGACCGCACCAACCGCCTGCGCTGGCCGCGCGGCCGGATGCGCTACAACCTCGCCATCCTCATCGAGTTCGCCAACCTGCGCCCCCTGCCGTTCCGGATCACCCTCGCCGACGGCACCGTCATCGAACGCGACCTCACCCTCGCCGCCGTCGGCAACACCAGCAGCTACGGCGGCGGCATGCTCATGTGCCCCGACGCCCTCCCGGACGACGGCCTGCTCGACGTCACCCTCGTCGACGCCATGCCCCGGCTGCGCATCGCCCGCTTCTTCCCCACCCTCCTCAAGGGCACCCACACCACCCGCCCCGAGGTCACCACGCTGCGCACCCAGTCCCTGCGCATCGAGTCCCCGGGCATCACCGCCTACGCCGACGGCGAGTTCATCACCCGGCTGCCGGTGGAGGTGGCAGTGG
The genomic region above belongs to Streptomyces sp. 1331.2 and contains:
- a CDS encoding diacylglycerol kinase, with amino-acid sequence MSEAHGANGPTGPTGPSGPAGPSGPTGRRSVRRVAVLSNPAAGAGHAGPAAGRAVARLRSLGIEAEPHAGRSAEDAVRLAREAAADGVDAVAVVGGDGMINLALQALAGTPVPLGVIPAGTGNDHARAYGLPLGDPEAAADVIAAGRVRAVDLGRVTGPDGTVRRYGSILATGFDSLVSDRTNRLRWPRGRMRYNLAILIEFANLRPLPFRITLADGTVIERDLTLAAVGNTSSYGGGMLMCPDALPDDGLLDVTLVDAMPRLRIARFFPTLLKGTHTTRPEVTTLRTQSLRIESPGITAYADGEFITRLPVEVAVERAALHLLVP